In the genome of Coraliomargarita algicola, one region contains:
- a CDS encoding zinc-dependent peptidase, which produces MSLLEKLQDFFTDAPAEIVFKDEWVRYLQTNLPLYPLLPLELRERLHQKIGQFVASTFFEGCNGLELDDEMILTVSAQACLLVLNHTERPYPELNTVLLYPSAFTTTSETIGPGGTIISREVKCLGESWANGTVILAWDSVRRGAENIYDGHNVTFHEFAHQLDSRDGDTDGVPLLPSQEAYQTWAKVLGEHCNRFIDRVRHRQKTLLDPYGATNPAEYFAVATETFFEKPRQLKKKQPELYQELETFYQLDPASWF; this is translated from the coding sequence ATGAGCCTACTAGAAAAACTCCAAGACTTCTTCACCGATGCCCCTGCCGAGATCGTTTTTAAGGACGAATGGGTCCGCTACCTACAAACAAATCTACCGCTCTACCCTCTGCTCCCACTGGAATTACGCGAGCGACTGCATCAAAAGATTGGGCAATTCGTAGCCAGCACCTTTTTCGAGGGCTGCAATGGCCTGGAACTGGACGATGAGATGATCCTCACCGTATCCGCGCAAGCGTGCCTTCTCGTGCTCAACCACACAGAGCGCCCCTATCCGGAACTCAATACCGTGCTACTCTACCCGAGCGCATTCACCACCACTTCCGAAACAATCGGCCCTGGCGGCACCATCATTAGCCGCGAAGTCAAATGCCTAGGTGAATCGTGGGCCAATGGCACGGTCATACTCGCCTGGGATTCGGTCCGACGGGGCGCAGAGAACATCTATGATGGACATAACGTGACCTTCCACGAATTTGCCCATCAACTCGACTCACGCGATGGCGATACCGACGGCGTGCCCTTGTTGCCAAGTCAAGAGGCCTACCAGACCTGGGCCAAGGTCCTGGGCGAACATTGTAATAGATTCATCGACCGAGTCCGACACCGCCAGAAGACCCTGCTCGATCCCTACGGTGCCACCAATCCCGCCGAATACTTTGCTGTCGCCACGGAGACCTTCTTCGAAAAGCCGCGACAACTTAAAAAGAAGCAGCCCGAGCTCTATCAAGAACTGGAAACTTTCTATCAACTAGATCCTGCCAGTTGGTTTTAA
- the glsA gene encoding glutaminase A encodes MKLPSNTPPRQPLNWKSYWKQLNALILLALLSAQTCHAAKLIAGATQLAESRQVGTDKLDLQNVVDVAYSKYKDLQDGANADYIPILATVPSDLFGVVIATKDGQLFTAGDIDYKFSIQSVSKPFTAALVMQQMGPQALLDKIGVEPTGLPFNSKMALELYEQRSANPLVNAGAIAAVSLIQAESESDRWAQIKENLENFAGTELPLLDEVYQSEYETAWSNRAIANLLYNYNRLYSDPEQALRVYTQQCSLGVNTKDLAIMGATLANAGTNPLTGKLVLNSRHVPELLALMATAGFYDESGAWMYSAGLPAKTGVGGGIVAIVPGQFAIAAFSPRVNQAGNSIKAMKAIRFIAGELGVGLYGANPEE; translated from the coding sequence ATGAAATTACCTTCAAATACGCCGCCCCGCCAGCCACTCAACTGGAAATCCTACTGGAAACAATTGAACGCCCTCATTTTACTGGCCCTACTGAGTGCGCAGACTTGCCACGCGGCCAAGCTAATCGCCGGCGCCACACAACTCGCGGAATCAAGGCAGGTGGGCACCGACAAACTCGACCTACAAAACGTGGTCGATGTCGCCTACTCCAAATACAAAGACTTACAGGATGGTGCCAACGCAGATTATATTCCCATTCTAGCGACAGTACCCAGTGATCTATTTGGCGTCGTCATCGCCACCAAGGACGGCCAGCTATTTACCGCAGGAGACATCGATTACAAATTTTCCATCCAATCCGTATCCAAGCCATTTACGGCGGCCCTAGTCATGCAGCAAATGGGCCCACAAGCATTGCTGGATAAGATCGGCGTCGAACCCACGGGCCTCCCCTTCAATTCCAAAATGGCTCTAGAGCTCTATGAGCAACGTTCAGCCAACCCTCTCGTAAATGCCGGCGCGATCGCAGCGGTTAGCCTCATTCAGGCTGAGTCCGAAAGCGACCGTTGGGCACAAATCAAAGAGAATCTCGAAAATTTCGCAGGCACTGAATTGCCCTTACTAGACGAAGTCTACCAATCCGAATATGAGACCGCATGGAGTAATCGCGCCATCGCCAACCTACTCTATAACTACAATCGCCTCTACTCGGATCCCGAGCAAGCATTGCGCGTCTACACTCAACAATGCTCTCTGGGGGTCAACACCAAGGACCTCGCCATCATGGGCGCAACTTTAGCCAATGCAGGCACCAATCCATTGACTGGGAAGCTCGTCCTCAATAGTAGGCATGTGCCCGAACTGTTGGCACTTATGGCAACCGCAGGCTTTTACGACGAGTCCGGCGCATGGATGTACAGTGCTGGCCTGCCCGCCAAGACAGGAGTCGGCGGAGGCATCGTGGCCATCGTGCCCGGACAATTTGCAATTGCTGCCTTTTCGCCACGCGTCAATCAAGCAGGCAATTCAATCAAAGCGATGAAGGCGATCCGCTTCATCGCCGGCGAATTGGGCGTAGGCCTCTACGGTGCCAATCCAGAAGAGTGA